The DNA region taaaaatagagcAGGAGAAAGCAAAACGCGAACAGCTGAACAGGATATAAAGCTTAGAGGAGTAAGGCAAGCAAGGCATTTAGTACAAAACAATTTCAGTGGTTTACCTTTCCTCAAGAGCACAATATAATGTTTGGGACTTGAGTTTGGTTGAGTTTCAaagataataacaaataaaatgagtGTAAAACGCTGTAACAACAACAtaattatttacatcctatgcTTTTCctacaacacatgcacatgctcaTTTAAACTTTATAGGTTAAtatgaacataaatatataacttcATAACTGTTTACAACACTTGTATCTATGTTTGCACCAAACAGAGAGAATGGTTTCCTGTACTTCCAcccaaaaatgtaaacatctctGACTTTTCTAAGAGCATGCTCATAACCTATCCTCAGATAATATTTTTTAGCTCTGTCTTGGTTTTGACATGGTCACCACAATGGTGCCCTTACCTTCAGTAGAGGTGATGGCCAAAGCGCACAGACAGACAATCACAAACGCAACTTTCAGATCCATAATGACAGCGCAATTGAGGGGATGAATTCTGTCCTTGCTCTTTAAATACTGCCGCTGaacacacacctacaaacacacaaacacacacacgcacacatgcacaccacccacacccacaccacacacacttgtgcataCACCCACAGAGGATGTGAACATGTCTGAACCTACCAACATCTTTCTGAATGCAACACTATGCTAAACACAAGGTTATTTAAATTGATAATTAAGTAATTAACCCACGGTAAGTcttcatgaaaacaaatgtcactTTCGTTTTGACTCTTTGTTCAAAGTAACTGAGCTGGGTGAGTAAGTTGTACAGGTACGCTCCACGCGGACAGGCTCCGACAGGTTTAATAACCACGGTTTTTAACAGAATTGTCATTGATTGACGGATACACAATGTAAGCTTGGCAAAGGCCACACCTAGAGTCACGAAAGATAAGTCATAGTTCAAACGGAATAAAATGGAAACTTAATTAGGATCAAATGGCAAACatcagattaaaaaagaaaagggagataaattaaatgttatatttaaagaCTTGAGGCACATTAGTATGTGTGATTAGAGAAAGGCTCTGTAATAATGTTTTGAAGTTGAAAAAATGATTATGGTTATAACCATTTTCTGGTTAGCGGTTTGGAGTAACGCTCATGGGAACAATCCTACAAGCAGAGGACCTCAGTTCAAAAGCACCTGAATCAGCAAACATTTGCCACAAGTGTCCATGAGCATGAGTCTCTGTAGATggccctgacctttgacctccattGACCATCCAGGTATCGATAAATAAAGGCTTAATTGACATACATGAAACCGTGTTAACAAAGATATGGATATTAAGATATTATGTTGACCTAACACTgcagaagctgcaactttcacTTTGCTCAGGTGTGGCTCTGTCCCAAGTTGTTTAATGTACCTGAGCGTGCAAACCAGACAATATAAGTATTACTATTCAAGTAGCAAGAATGACTGATTGGGTGTTTGGGAAAGTTgtcaaaaccaacaaatgaatgcGGTGTCAGTATTATGTTTGGTTTCATTTTTGTGCAACAATAAATACCTGATCCCAAATTAAGTCTTCAAATCCCAAGACTTATTTTGTTTCCCTCCTGTATGAGCCAGTTTGACATAAATGTAGTAATCTCTGGAggatttgttttggtctttagAAGAAGCCACAGTGGTCTGGATTGACTACATTGGCTGCAATATCCAGTTTACTGACAGCTTAACATTTCAAGTTACTCTGCATTTTGCAAAAACTATTAAAGGTGATTTAAACTGTAAATCAATAAGAAGTCAGGGTCCCAAGAACCACTGATGTAACATTGACCAGGGGCAATGTGTGCAATGAAGGCTTCTGATGCTAAAAGGACACACAAACGGCATCAGACAGATTCACAACACATTTCCCGACACACAGGTTTTGAATCAGAACAGGTAAATGTCAGATTGTGGGAAGTCCTGCATCCTGTTCCAGCTGGAACTGAAACCATAACTGCCAACACATACAGTTCTGGCATAAACATTAGCTTTCAATAATCATACACAAAGGAATATGACAAATCATTTcacaacagagagaggtgtGTGCTTGATGGAGAAGAATGAAAGGAACGGCACTGATTCCACATCAACACTGTCAATTCATGTTATTGGTGCAACATATGATGCATGTGCTGAACAACTCTGTTACGTTCCACTGCCACTCGATATATGATTTATCATAACCAACTTTAATCTGCCTTAAAACACCAAGTCCAGCTTTTGTTGTCCCCTCTTTATCCTCAGATCAATATCAACATTTAATTTTAGTTTGCTGTATATAGTCGCACCCAAACAAAGTCTGTCCTCTGGGAAAACAAAAGGACAGACGTTCAAATGCTGGGCAGGTTCAAAACTGAGTAATGACATTATTATGTCTGATTTCTCAGTAGTTCTGTATGTTGTGTAGTTGTTCATTCCTTTCACTCACTTTCATTCACACGGAAAATAAACACAGTTCACAGTCATCGTCTGTTAAAGCTGTAATTCTTTTGAGCGTGGGAATaatgaaaacagcagcagaaggTTTTTGGCAGTGATGCATTCTGTATTGTTTCTCCTATTTTCAACATACAACAATATTCCTACTACACAAGAAGTAACTGCGTAAGCATTGTCATTCAGCTGTTTTACATGGATGTTTGCAATCTCTGATCTCTGACTTATTTACAGTCTTTTCTGCTATAATTCACATATTTGAAATGGAGCCCTGAGGTGTTTTAAATCCCCTCATATAGAATACAACTttgttacagtatgtgcatcGGTATATACATTTCTATGGTTGGAACAAACATGAAATTTACTTTTCATAACCAATATCATGATTCCTCTCCCCCAAGATCTGGATGAAAACAGCCAATTACTAAAGTTAAAGATAGTTCTCCTTCTGTGGCCCTCTTAACAGATACAGAAATATCACAGCAGTAGGGGTAAGGAGAGATCAAAGTTTGACTTGGCATTTTATTGGTTCATGGTTTATATCACAAGGCTTGTAGTGGATCAGGGATGATCTTCATTCTGTTGCATCTTCAGGCCCTGAGAAGCAGAGGAGCCTCCAGTATCAGTACTCAGTCTGTCCTCTGGTGGCCACATGGAGCAGGCGCAGCAGAAGTTCTGCAGGCGAGCTCACTGCAGAGCCGTGGGCAGGATCTGAGGCCTCGGTCTCCCCCAGGCAGTCAGGCTCCACCGTACAGCTCtctgagaaggaggagaagatgttttttaaagctgtgCCCAAAGGCCAATTCTTATTGGACACAAAAAACATCAAACCAGACTCTACCTGAGTTACAGCAGAGTCCTGAAGCAGCGCAGCGTCCTCCATCAGATCCACAGGGTCTCCCGCCTGCCAGGCAAGGGGTGAGCAGGTAGTTCTCCTCCACACAGTGAGCTGTTTCTGGGGCGCCCAGCAGGCAGCCGAGGCCCTCCCCGCAGCAGATACTGGGGCCGAAGCAGCGGCCCCTGTCTCCGGGGCCACAAGACATGCACTGGTGGAGAAATGGTAAATGTATGCATTAAAACAGGTGCTGTAAATCCAGTGAATTATTGTTGAAGCATTGTTACTTTTATGTTAGCCTGGCACTCTCTTTTGATACGTTTTCTAATGTTTATTGCAGATATATTCATTCTGACTTTCCCTCTTCCGTTTCATATCCAAACTTCGGCCATGGGCATGCTCGGAGCCGAAAAACTGATTCTTAAATGCTACAAAACTGTTGCATGATTCTGTTGCACATTTATCTCACTTCAGGATATgcttgtttatatttataatgtttggGTATTAACTTGCCTCTATATACCATAGTgataatgattttattttttaaacttgaaATGCATCACATTACTTTAGTATTTACAGTAAACATCTTATTGTATGCTCCTGAAATATGATGAATAAATGGTCTCTTTGCTGCTACCTAACATAGCACAACTTGACATTGTTCCACTTTGTTATTGCTATCATAATTGACTTTTTATGGTCCTTACTAGATTTAGTTCAGTCTTTAGTGAGTACAATGACTGGGTTGTTCTTTACACATCTGAACCCAATCTATTACATCAATGATATCAAATGTGATCTCTTAAAATTCTTCAACACACAATTTcgcatatttcttttaaaaaacatccCTCAATTGATACATTGAAATTTCTAATCCAAGACATCcaaagcaataaaataaaagttaaagatGATAAAGCGAGAACGGTTTCACCTGTCTGATCCCATTCTCCGGCAGCGCTCTTTTCCCTCCTCGGGGGCAGTTCTGGATGTAACAGGCGGATGAGAGGGCGATGAGTCCCAGGACGCACATGTAGAACAAGGAGTGAGGCATCGCTGCTGGTTTATCCTCCGCCTGGGTGAATGTGTGACTGATATCCCGCTCGATTGCTCACTTATAAGCAGATGGACATGACCTGACAATGCGATTTACACTCATATCTGACGTCAGTGTCGTGCTTTTTCTGCTCTCCGCATGCACGCGAAACCGAAGGCCACctggctgcgtgtgtgtgtgtgcgcgagagGTCGCAGCAGACATGGCTCTGCATCAGATGTGTGCCATCTAACAAATCTACACAAGATGACAGCACTGACGGCAGAAGATGCCTTTTCTGTATTCAAGACTGCGCCACACTTATTTAGAATAACTTTTCGGAATAATTTCAGCCTCTGTGGCGGGTGGCACACACTGAAAATGGCAGAACATGAACTAATTGTACTTGTGGACAACTAATTAGATTTACTGCAATGATTAGATACATTTCATGATGATCATGCACAATTCAGCTTATCCACTGTTCATCACGGAATAGATTTTTAAAACTTGTGTCACATGAAGAGAATTATTCTTGGGTCCTGACAACCTCGAGGTCACACAAATTATCCTGCTGGTGTAATTTAAAACCATTAACGAGCACAACAAAATTAGCGtttcaaataaacataaatatctgAAGTTCATTATTCTGTTCAGTGTCTTGTGTGCTTTGGGTTGCATCTCACCCATTAGATGTTTTGATGCTGAATGGCCAAACAGAGTATCAGTTTGACGGTGGatttaccttctttttttttttttacatctctgATGTGTATAAAGCAGAAGCACAAGCTCATCAGTCAATTTGACAAATAGAGGGAGTAGTTAATACCACTCCAGTACACAAATACTCTGATGTTGTATCCTTTGAGTGCTTACATCTACCACTTGTAGCTCAAACAGTGAAGATGGTGTCTCCATTTCACATTCAGAACATATGCCAGCCTTTGCTCTTACTGAGCGGATACAGGATCAGGACCTTGGTTAAGCTAAATGTTGTCAGGGAAACCAACACATGCATTATGCTGTTTGTGGTTGCGAAGCTtaataaatgctgtttttccTGACATCTGTCCATTTAACTTAACCTTTTGTGCACGCAATAACACAATCATAAGAGGTAATTAGGGTGAAGTGTTAAGAGGTAGAACAATGAATATGTGGACAAGGACACTGGAGGAATCGTAGCCTCTGCTAGGAGACATTGttcacacatatttcataacactgCACCTCAAAAGGAAAAACAGGACACAAAGCTAGATACATAAACTAAAAGAGAACGAGGCAGTCAGTGGAAACTTGAATGAATTATACCAactttaaagaaatgcagtttaaCATAATCAAGCCAAGAAGTCCTTATCGTTTATATTTACTCTCTGAAGACaacaacacatatacacacatgtaggGAATGTAAAGAGGTGAATGGAGTCAAAGAAAGAGGAAGGCTGAGCATGACCCGGTGTGTTTCTTCACAATGACCACACAGCCTTGGGTTGATGTGAAATCCACTTTTATTCTTCTGGCCTCTTGCTCCCAGTACTTGTTTCTCCAATAACTTTTTCTTTGTGAATCTTCAACACATCTACACAGCCAGGCTTTGGACAAAGGCTGCAGAACCAAGGCTACAACGAGGGGAGCGGGTGGGGGAGGGGGACGCGATGAGAATAGTCGTCTtctaaacattattttgtgcACAATTTTTGTAAAGGTCTTTGCTTTCAGTGATGTTCTTTCTGCCGCTGTGGACATTAAATACAGAGTTGATTTTGTGATGTCACTGGCCCAAAAAATGGTAAGAAATATAATTCACTGCTAGATTTGAAGAACTCATAACGCACTTGAATAAGAAATATAGAAATcttacaaaataatacaaaagatGAGAAAATGAGGGATGAATAGTGTCATTGAAATTTGACATTGAAACTTACAGTCTCACACATCTGTTAAGATATGCCGTATAttaaagaggaggatgaaggtgGCGTCAAACGGAATaaacaatatacaaataaaatatatccaGGATCCGAAACTTTCagctataaatgttttttttctacttGTATAATCCCATCTTCACCTTCAGAACAGTCCTCCTCATTTCTTCACAGGCTTTCGAAGGCGTTAATTTGCATCAGTCAGTGATGTACGCGTATGACGTCACGGCGCGGGGTAGTGCTTTGGCAGGCCGGACACAAGACGTGATTGGATGTTGATGGGGTGACAGAGCTTGCTGGTTGGGATTCCCTCCGCAGGCAGGAATGGCAGAGCAAGTGGCATGCAGGATAGACGGTAGATGGAGGATGCAGATTTGGAGTAAACTGAGAACGAACAGGAACATGCGGAGCACGTCTTTTCACCTGCAAGCAAATGTGAGAGAAAATTAAACCAGCAGTCGATGGATTTATATCGATTTAACATTAGAGCTCAGGAAcactgaacacatttaaaactccTGCATAGTTATAAAGtcatacatttgtgtgtgttagtgcatTTCaggaattattttattatgtgttgTAAATTAAGTCTTTGGTTTTACACTCCTTTCTCTTAAACAATCCTTAGATTTACCTGCACGACAGAATGTCTCTCAACAATAACTGTATTGCATTTCCAGTtcagaaaaaactaaacatgtcTTCTGGTTGCGCTGAATTTTTCAGTACAGCCTCCTGTTAGTGTAACAAATTATCAGCTACATTTAAAAGGGATCTTCTTAAAGCCTGACGAACCCTCTActccattttctttgtttgttatGAAGTGCTGCATCAGTGAGTTATGACAGAGCAGTTCTTCTGACCATGTGAGTGGGTGATAAGACCAAAAACTGCCGGTGGGGGCATGTTGCTTCAGACACCAGTGAGACAGGAAATACAatccaggaagtccagtttgTAGAACCATGAATCTGAAGGAGGAGTATTTCTTTAAGGCTCTCAAAGTGGAGTCGAAATCCTACCTGGTGGGATGTTTGGAGTGCCTGCAGTCTGACACTGCTGTGAGGTGCTCAGTGGTTCAGACTCAGGAGTAACCCGTCTCTGCTGAGTCAAGTTTGAGGTGAAGGAGGGGCGGCCCTGCAGGGCGGAGAAGAGGGCCTCATCCAGGCTGGCAGACATACGCTGCTCATGAGAGCTGCAGCCAGGGTCTGAAGTAGTATGGTGAAGGAGTAAACATCGACACAACCGACAATTCAGCAGGAGAAAAACGTTAGCAACATGTTTTAGGATCTTATTCTTACAGAACATGTTATAATCACCTGCAACTGCATCATTTCTTGGTCTTTTTGTTTGAGGTAGTAGTTGTTTCTCAGCTGTCAACCCTTCTGTGGATTCTTTGGAAATTCCACTTTGATCTcgtttccttcttctctctgatttgctctctgtagtaagaggCTGGGAGGTAACTGTGTGATTCCCATTATCCGACGGATGTCCTAGTACAGAGTCTTCCATTTGTGTAGTCCTGCTTGTGTTTCTGGTGGCAGCATTATATTTAATAGCAGTGTTGTTTGTTGAGCTGTCACTTGGAGAGTACTGGGACTGTCCATCTACCTTGGAGGCTATAAGTCTTGAGGCCTGTGgattctctccctccccctgtctccCCAACATCCCGTCCCTCCTTATCATCCCTTTCTGCAGGATGAAGTGGTCAATGCGGCTTTTCAGTTGGGGGTTAGGCAGAGGCTGGGAGGTGGAAGTAAACGGGACCCCAGTGAAGGGGTCGTTTGGGGGTCGACCCCAAGTGGCTTCCCTCTTCTGGTGCTCCTCCAGTGTGGTGTTGTCCACTGACACACCACTGGGCAGAAGCATGGGCAGCATCATTACCTCCTGGGTTATCGGATCATGGAACTCTTCTGGGATGGAAAGATTGCTGGAGTCAGACAAAAAGCCACCAGATAATTAATATCACATATTATTATCAGCTCTATTTAATCTACAAGAAGCAGATTaaacagaatatttttttatcataaacACATACCTTGGAGGTGTAGGTGCTTGGATTGGTTGTTTTGTCTGGCTGACAGAAGGGGCAAAAAACGTAGGTCTTAGAAGCCGTCTTTCGCTGGCCTCGTGGACTTTTTTAATCCTCTCCACTTCTTCTGCAGGGCAGCAGCGAGCAGGTTGTCCCCACACGGCCAAAACCTTGAGCCCCATAGCAGATGCTGCCCCGCCAAATGGCACAGTCACGCGAAGTTGTGTCACAGCGCCTAATGAAAGCAGACCCCGACTCCACAGGTCCTCTTGCCGACAGTTTGCAGGCTGTGGAGGTAGTTTGGAGAGGAACGGGGGCCTGGGACTGAAATTTGTACGTGTAAAACAGACTCGGGTTTCCTCCCTGAGTTCGCAACGACCTACCAGTTTAAATTCTGGTTCAGAATCACTGGATTCAGTGTTTAACTTGAACGCATGGCCTCTTTGTTGAGGCTTGTCTGGAGCTTCTCCACCCCACTGTTGGGCCTGAAGTCTCCACTGGTGGACATTACTCTGCCGAGATTTACTGCCATgctcttgttgtttttctctgctctgtttctggTCCTTTACCGGCATCTCTTTCTGCTGGGTGGGCAGCGAATCAGAGCTGGTGCTGATCTCCAGTCTCTTGCAGGATTGTCCTCTGTCCATACCCCAGGGCCACAGCTCCACATCCACCCTGCACAGCTCCACCTGGAAGCCAAACTTCAACGTCAcctgtgaagaaaaaaaaaaatggacatCACAGATTTCCACAAATCGTACCTGCTTATAAAAGTTTTGCAAATATTAATATGCTAAAAAAAATATAGTATGGATAAAGAAGTGTTCTGCATTCTGCCTTAAGAGTGGTATTGCCTTAGGATTGTAACTTGAATAAAAAAGGTGAGGCTTTCAAGACTGTAGCCCCCTCTGTGAAAAATGATTATCACCAATCATTATTTAgaaatcttctcatccaactatCAGCAAGAAATTGAACCTCTATCCAAGTACGACATCCCGTCATCTTACCTGTACAGGTGGACGTAGGAAGTACTCCAGCTTGAAGCCCTGGCTCCGGAGAGCAGGGTCGGCTGACACAAGGTTTGTGACATCATAGCCATCAGCACACAGCTGCAGATGAAGGATAATCAGAGTTTAATACATGGAAAACCTGAAGTGTTTGTCCAACATTGGTTTACTACAAAGTTATAATTTTAGGCATGTTGTTAATGAAAGATGTTCTTTTACTCCTTCaattatattttcttctctcttttcttctacATCATCTTTTCACCTCTCCATTCGTGTGATATTTTACACAGTTTTCTGTTGCACATCATTTATACTGTTTAGTCTCACTTAATTGTGCTGTTCTCTGCCAAATATCCAACGAGACAAGACCCTAaaacttaaatgtgtttttgtgaagtaTTAAGAGTGTACATAAAATAGTCATGATCAGATTacaagacacaaataaaaagaacataaCAAGGTCAGTTGTGATTCAGTCTCCCACACACCACTTTGTCCCTCTGCTTCTTTATTTTCACATCTATGTCCTCCACCTCCATCCTTTGCAGTTTGTGACCATCTACTTGGATTTTACTGTGTGTCAAAACATATTGCACCTTTTTAAAGCAAATAACCTAAAGGGAGctcataaaaacaatattcatgTGGAAATTAGGGTTTTTAGCTGGTTGTGTGTCCTTAGCAATTGTTGCTAACACTAGTTACATGTTACCTGGGAGTAGCAGCAGTTTTCtacaaaaaaaagggagggaaaGCATCGTACCTAAGGTCTGTAccaaatgtaattgttttcacattcaaagCTTTTATACAGGTTTTCGAATCAAACTTCCAATGTCTGTAATCATATTTTAAGATGTCATCACAACAAAAAAGTGAATGATCTAATCTTTTATTgtatcaactttctttaatgaatacaccacgtcattgtgtgtctctctttgtgtgctGCAATCAGGAGAGCAAACTGTTTTCTGAAAGTGTagtgaaacattttctttttcaaaggcTAAATACCAATacatatggattgaagcagaatatttcattAGATACAAACAAGTTGTGAATTtagaaaatgaatacatttatctttgttgaatacattttgactttacaacgctctggagGTATTGGCAACGTTTAGATCACACAAGTCAGAACAAATCCTACGCAGACAcaactggaatctaattctacaaatagtataatactattaatattaatgcagCCATGtgtttatctgcaactgtgcagaaacaccaggtttaaaaagaataattagacataaaacaaatttaaaaaaagcagcagagtacatttcaaatgtaaaaagtacAGTTATATATGGACCTATATACAGTGATGGGGCCATGAAATGAATCGCACCTTGTTGCTATGAACTGTTGAATAAAAGTGTGGCAGACAGAGATTTACAACCATATTCTCCAACCTGCGAAGACACAAATTGATTTGAAAGCTTTACATGTGTCCTTGCATCACGTAGTGTAGCAAGTGTATAGGTATACAATGACATGTAATAGGTCAAGGAAAAATCATGCATTCAACTCCTTTTAAGAATGACTCACATTGGTACACCACACTATCCTGCACAAATTGACTCACCTCTCAACAACAATTTTCCACAGCGAGTTCAACGAGGTAAGCTCACAtagtattattgttttaatagtgATAAACAAAAGGAAGACATTGACTTCCACTTATGTTaagagcaaaaacaattaatagACAAATCGATTGAGAATaaaatatttcagtattttttaaagctgtaaTGACCAACAGTAAAAAGATGAAGCCTGAGGATTTAATGTTGGTCCTAAAAATATATGATAGTGAATTGAATATCAGACAAATCAACCGAACTGAATAGCCTGCAGCATATCAAGTTAATTATACAAATAACTGAGTGGTTCATTTGTTATCCAACTAACGTAACTGGAAACTACTTACGTGAACTTACATTTCACCAAAGAAACTGATACTGTTGAGAATATTATAAGATGAAATTCATTTTccagatatatattattagcCCTAATGTTGGAGGATCTGGGCCTCACACATAAATTAGCGGTAAAACATTAACTTGcgtattcttaaaaaaaaaaaaaaagcttatgtTCATCGTTCACAATTAACGTTAGCTGTAACAGTATGTTATGGTATATTCAAACAGACTCGTTAGCTAGCGATATGATGTTGGCAAACATTGCTAATGCTGAGCCAGACAGACAATGTTAACATTAGTTAGTAAACTAAAGTATAAAAAGCTTACGTTGCTTGGTTGTAGCCAAACGTGGCTGTTTTGAGTCTTTATTTGGCTCCTCTGAACAACTTTAGATG from Cottoperca gobio chromosome 9, fCotGob3.1, whole genome shotgun sequence includes:
- the avp gene encoding vasopressin-neurophysin 2-copeptin, whose amino-acid sequence is MPHSLFYMCVLGLIALSSACYIQNCPRGGKRALPENGIRQCMSCGPGDRGRCFGPSICCGEGLGCLLGAPETAHCVEENYLLTPCLAGGRPCGSDGGRCAASGLCCNSESCTVEPDCLGETEASDPAHGSAVSSPAELLLRLLHVATRGQTEY
- the ubox5 gene encoding LOW QUALITY PROTEIN: RING finger protein 37 (The sequence of the model RefSeq protein was modified relative to this genomic sequence to represent the inferred CDS: deleted 1 base in 1 codon); protein product: MVVNLCLPHFYSTVHSNKLCADGYDVTNLVSADPALRSQGFKLEYFLRPPVQVTLKFGFQVELCRVDVELWPWGMDRGQSCKRLEISTSSDSLPTQQKEMPVKDQKQSREKQQEHGSKSRQSNVHQWRLQAQQWGGEAPDKPQQRGHAFKLNTESSDSEPEFKLVGRCELREETRVCFTRTNFSPRPPFLSKLPPQPANCRQEDLWSRGLLSLGAVTQLRVTVPFGGAASAMGLKVLAVWGQPARCCPAEEVERIKKVHEASERRLLRPTFFAPSVSQTKQPIQAPTPPSNLSIPEEFHDPITQEVMMLPMLLPSGVSVDNTTLEEHQKREATWGRPPNDPFTGVPFTSTSQPLPNPQLKSRIDHFILQKGMIRRDGMLGRQGEGENPQASRLIASKVDGQSQYSPSDSSTNNTAIKYNAATRNTSRTTQMEDSVLGHPSDNGNHTVTSQPLTTESKSERRRKRDQSGISKESTEGLTAEKQLLPQTKRPRNDAVADPGCSSHEQRMSASLDEALFSALQGRPSFTSNLTQQRRVTPESEPLSTSQQCQTAGTPNIPPGEKTCSACSCSFSVYSKSASSIYRLSCCHLLCHSCLRRESQPASSVTPSTSNHVLCPACQSTTPRRDVIRVHH